Within Actinopolymorpha sp. NPDC004070, the genomic segment CGGTCGCCTCGATGCTCTACCTCGACTACTCCCGCGAGGAGGGCCAGTGGACGCCGAACCAGTACGGCGGCCGGGAGAACCTCGAGGCGGTGAGCTTCCTGCAGGAGGTCAACTCCACCTGCTACCGCCGCGTCCCGGGCATCACCACGATCGCGGAGGAGTCCACCTCGTGGCCCGGGGTCACCCGGCCGGTGCACCTCGGCGGCCTGGGCTTCGGCTTCAAGTGGAACATGGGCTGGATGCACGACTCGCTGGACTACCTCTCCCGGGAGCCGATCTACCGCTCCTTCCACCACCACCAGATGACGTTCTCCCTGGTCTACTCCCACTCGGAGAACTTCGTCCTGCCGCTGTCGCACGACGAGGTGGTGCACGGCAAGGGCTCCCTGCTCAACAAGATGCCGGGTGACCGCTGGCAGCAGCTGGCGAACCTTCGGGCCTACCTCGCGTTCATGTGGGCACACCCGGGCAAGCAGTTGCTGTTCATGGGATGTGAGTTCGCCCAGCCGCAGGAGTGGGCGGAGTCGCGCGAGCTGGAGTGGGGCCTGCTGGACTCCCCCGAGCACCAGGGGATGCGGTCGCTGGTCCGCGACCTGAACGCGGTGTACGCGGACGCGCCGGAGCTGTACGCCACCGACCACCTGGCTGAGGCGTTCTCCTGGATCGACGCCAACGACGCGGGGAACAACGTGTTCAGCTTCCTGCGGTACGGCCCCGGGGGCAGCGTGCTGGCCTGCGTCGCCAACTTCTCCGGCGTACCCCACCACAACTACCGTCTCGGCCTGCCGGCCGCGGGCAGGTGGCGGGAGATCGTCAACACCGACGCACAGGTCTACACCGGCTCCGGTGTCGGCAACCTCGGCTCCGTCGAGGCGCTACCCGTCACCTGGCACGGGCAGCCCGCGTCGGCAACGCTGACGCTGCCCCCGCTCGGCACCCTGTGGCTGCGGTTCGACCCCGAGGACGGGCCGTCGCCGAAACGTCCGGCGAACAACTGGTGAACACCTGACCCCGGGCAATCCGGCCCGGACGGCAAACGAACCGGCCCCCGGCGGTGACTACCGCCGGGGGCCGGTGCTCGTTGTGCCGCGGGATCCACGCGACGTAGGTCTTGGGAGGACTACAGGACGCTCAGGTCAGCGGTGCGACGGCTTCTGCGCTGTCGCCGACGCCGAGCCGGAGGGGCGCTTGCCGGTCAGCAGATCTCGGCGCCGGGACGCGGCGCGTCGAGCCGGTCGGCAAGCCGACCGAGCCGAACGCCGGTGCCGCGAAGCGACCGGACTACCCAGCGGTGCTTCGGCGCGGCGACCGAGACCGAAGCCCGGGTCCGCTGAGCGAGCCGCTCGTTGTAGTCATCGGCGTAATTACCAATGGCAGGCCACATCTTGTTCTTGTCTCCAAAGCAGTTGCTTGCGGTTGGCCGAGATGAGGTGTCCCCCACGACCAGTCGTGTCGGGCTCGCAGGCGTCCTCGTTGACTCCCCCGATGGCGACCACCGACGTTGCTCAGCGCACGGTTGCCTGGTCACCACCTTGATGGTGACAGGGCAATGTGGCGCAGAGGTTTCCCCGATGCTTCGACTGGATGCACTCTCTTGCTGAATGCACCTCTCGACTCACATGTGCTCCAACGCCGGGGTCCGGCGGGGCATTCCCGAGCGGCTTCGATGTGGTCGTCGCCACACCTGCGGCCCGGTCTTGCGACCCAAGCTTAGTAGGTGGGCTCCGGCCGGTCCTTGGCCGCCCTCGGTGTTGCCCGACAAGGCTTCCACACCATCCGGACCGCGTCGAAGGATTTTCTCCCCGTCGCTGTCAACCTGGGCTTGCGCCCAGCCGTCGTGCCGCAACGGGGACGCACGTGCGGGCCACCCCGCCGACGATCCTTGGAAACGTGCACGCACCCCGGCGACCGGCCCGCCCGTACGCCGACGCGGCGCGGGGATGCCGACCATGCGTTCGGCATCCTCGGCCCGGCCCGGGCCTGGCGCGACGACGGCTCCGAGGTCGCCCACAGGCGGCCCGGTCCGCCGGGCCCTGCTGACCCTCCTGCTCGCCCGGGCCGGCGAGGTGGTCCCCGTCCCGGCTGACCGGCTGTCGACGACCTCTACGGCGAGGACCCTCCCGTACGTGCCGTGGAAGGGCCGGATCGCGGCCTCCGTCCGCCGGACGGCGAACGCGATCGTGCTGGCCGACTACGGTAATGCGCTGGCGGCAGTCGTCGGTCCGGGCGCGCGGTAGCCTGCCCAGCGTGACCTCCTCAGCACCACCGCCCGACGCCGACGAGCCCGCCGGGTCGCTCACCGACGGTCTGGTGACCCTGCGCCCCATCTCGGCCGCCGATCCGTACCACTTCACCGTCCTCAGTCAGGACCGGCAGGTCGGCCACGTCGAGCTCCGCGACCTCGGTGGCGGGGTGGGCGAGCTCACCTGGGCCATCGAGGAGTCACACCGACGGCAGGGGTACGCCACCCGCGCGGCCCGGCTGGTCACCATGCACGCCCTGCGAACCCTCGGCCTGCACCGGGTGCAGGCCGAGGTCCCGGCCCACGACCGGGCGTCGCTGCGGATCGCCGCCCGGGCCGGCCTGCGCCGGGAGGGTCTGCTGCGCGCGCACCGCACGGCGGAGGGCGAACGCCACGACGTCGTGGTGCTGGCCCGGCTGACCGGCGACCCCGAACCCGAGACCCAGGAAGGGTTCATCGGCCTCGTCAACTCCAGCTTGCCGCGGACCCGGCTGATCGCGCACGTGGTGGTCCGCGACCCCCAGCAGCGGGTCCTGCTCGCCCAGGTGACGTACAAGCCGGACTGGGAGCTGCCCGGCGGCGTGGTGGAGCCGTTCGAGTCACCGCGCGAGGGTGCTGCCCGGGAGACGTGGGAGGAGGTCGGCATCGAGCTTGCGATCGGAAAGCTGCTCAGCGTCGACTGGCTGCCGCCGTGGCGGGGTTGGGACGACGCGGTGGAGCTGCTCTTCGACGGCGGGGTGCACGAGCCGGACGCGCTGCTCTCGACGTTCACGCTGGCGCCGCACGAGATCAAGCAGGTGGAGTTCTGCACCCTCGACCAGGTGCGCGAGCGGTGCCTGCCCGGGACGTACCGCCGGCTGGCGGCCGTGCTGGGTGCGCCCGAGGGCGCGGTGCTCTATCTCGAACGCGGCGTCACTCCCGGCTCCCCCGACCCCCTGGTCTGAGGGAGCCGGCTGCTCTACCTCGTCTGCACCGACGCCAGCCCGCGGTCGACGCCGAGCAGGTGGACCTTTCCGTCACTCTTGCCCTTGGCGGGAACGTGGGCCACGACCTGCCACACCCAGGTCGTGCGTACAAGGGTCCGTCCGATCCGGTACCCCGTGTAGGCGGCCACCGGGTTCGCCCTGTCGAACTTCAGGGGGGCCGAACCCCGGGCCTGGTAGTTCTCGATCTCGTTCATGGTGAACAGCTCCAGCGCGCCGCCGTCGGCGGTGGCCAGTGCGCGGACGGACGTCACCTCGTACCGGTGGCGGTAGACGAACGCCGGGGACCGGCCCTTCTGAACGGCCGCCTGCTGCGCCCGCTGGGTCTGCGGATGGGGAGCGAACGCCCAGGCCTGCGGCGCCTTCGGGCCGTTGGTCAGCAACAGGGCGTAGGCACTCGCCGTCTTGTCCGCCGGCCGGACCAGGGTGCCGGCGTCGGCGGCGGGCAGCACGACCGGCGCACCGCCGCGTTCGGCAAGGGCGGGCAGGCGCGCGCCCTCGTCCAGCACCACCGACTGCGCGGCCTTCCACGCCGACCCGGCGGTCGGCCGGGTCATCATGTCGACCACCTTGCGGTCACCCTGGTCCGCTGCCTGGCCCGTTCCCTTGCCCGTTCCCTGGTCGGTCCCCTTGCCTGCACCCTTGCCGGTCGGCTGCCCGGCCGCCTGCCGGGTGGTGGAGACGGCGAGGAACCAGACGGGATACCCCGAGAACTTCGGAAGGTGAACCACAGTCCCGGACCTGCTCGGCGAGGTGAGCACGGACCTGCCCTCGGGATCGAACCCGTGGGCCACCCGCATGCCGCCCTGGCCGGACCGCAGCAGCGGCCCGGACTCCACCGACCTGAGCAGGTCGGCGTCGCGGGTGCGACGTGCCTTCGCCTCGAGCCGGTCGTACTTGCGTACGACCGACAGGGTGTCCTCGGCGCTGATCGGGGCCCAGGCGGGCGCGGCCCCGGTCTTCTCCTTCGGCATCGTGACGCAGCCGGACGCCGTGCCGGCGACCACGGTCACCAGCGCGGCCAGCGTGAGCACCGTCCGGCGTCGCCGGTTCGGCCGGCCCCTATCGGCGCGGGTCATCGACATCTCCGGTCTCGTGGCGGTCCCTGGCGTCCCTGCTGTCCCGGGTGTCATCGCTGTCCCGGGTGTCCGGCCGGCCGGGCCGGCCGTCGTGCAGGCGGTCCGGGCGGCTCGAGGCACCGGTGCCCGGTGAGGTCGGCGGCTGCGCGGGCCGGCGCGTGCCGGCGGGCCGCCAGGGAAGTGCCGGCGGGACCGGGCCGGAGGTGCTGCCGTTTCCGGTGGACTCCCACCCGGGCCGGGTACGCCGCGGGGCGGCTGCCGGACTCGACGGCGGACCGGTGGGTGCGCGACGACCCGGGTCGTCGCTCCCGCGTTCCCTGGCCAGCAATGTCTCGCCGGGTGGCGGCGGCTCGGCGCCGGCGCGCGGCTGCCCGTCGGGCGCCTGC encodes:
- a CDS encoding GNAT family N-acetyltransferase; this encodes MTSSAPPPDADEPAGSLTDGLVTLRPISAADPYHFTVLSQDRQVGHVELRDLGGGVGELTWAIEESHRRQGYATRAARLVTMHALRTLGLHRVQAEVPAHDRASLRIAARAGLRREGLLRAHRTAEGERHDVVVLARLTGDPEPETQEGFIGLVNSSLPRTRLIAHVVVRDPQQRVLLAQVTYKPDWELPGGVVEPFESPREGAARETWEEVGIELAIGKLLSVDWLPPWRGWDDAVELLFDGGVHEPDALLSTFTLAPHEIKQVEFCTLDQVRERCLPGTYRRLAAVLGAPEGAVLYLERGVTPGSPDPLV